The following DNA comes from Pomacea canaliculata isolate SZHN2017 linkage group LG10, ASM307304v1, whole genome shotgun sequence.
CGAAAAGACGAGAAAAATATGATTAAACATGTAGAAGTATACGTCAGTTTAAAACTTCAACATGAAAGTGAAACTAATGTGAGTTACTATTCACTTATTTCACCTTGCAGGAGGATTAATATTCTGTACCAGTCACTAACAATAGTCTTTCAGTTGACCTTTAGCATATTGAGCAATATACTGTTGAGTGATACTCGGGTTAGCCAATAATGCATAAAATTACGAGCGTGACTAACCCTCGGGGTTGACTCCAAAGGGGTTAAGCAAAACAAGTCTCGAAAAACAAGTCACCTTCATCATGTACTTGGAGACGCCTGACAACCAGAAGCTGCTTCCAGGCAGAAGCCAGACACGGCTGATTGCCCGGATGTGGTGCGGCAGGACGGACAGCGCGAACACCAGCAGGACGGCGATGAGCAGGCGGACCACCTTCCTCCGCATCGTCAGCACCctatgtgacgtcacacgaaAACGGAAGGAAGTGTTGGCGGAGTTGCCGCGCCTGAGCACGTACACCCCGTCGCCGGAAGCGGAAGTGGGAAGCATGGCGGCTGCCGCTGACCCTGACGACGAGGAAGGATGGGTTAAGGTCGAGGTCGCGACCTTGCTCATTGTGGCAGCACCAGGCTGTGCAGGCAGCAGAGGCGTGGCCAGGTTGCCAGAAATAGTCTGGGGAAACGTAGCGAGAGACagcgtcgtcgttgtcgttgtcgtcgtcatcgtcgtccgGGTGGTGTCGCTGAGCGTGCCGCCACCGCTTCCGTCTACGCAGCAAATCTCGTTCAAGCAGGCTGGAATGTTATCCTCGATGGTGGTAATGGAGGTGCAGGCGGACGACGAACTGCAGCTGGTGCGGCTTTGACGGCTACAACGTCTGCATCGCCGAACACCTGCAACAACCTGAACGTCGTCAACGTGGACAAGAGCTTTGTTGTCCCAATCTGAGGTTtctgttaaatattatttttgtgattacTTTGTTTTGATCTTAATACATATACTTGCTGGAAACAGTTAAAGTGCTCGGGTACTTTCCACACCTTTCCCTTCTGAGGCCAAAATAATTTCTCCCTTACCCCCCAAATCCGCTTCAAGCCCTCTTATTTCAATGTtgccaaaaatacaaaactttctTGGGGGCGCACATGAATGAGTATGTTTACGTATTGCAAGCcagtaatgaagaaagaaggaatcACGATTGTGGGATTACTTGGCATCAGGACAAAGTGTAGCATGCTTATGCACGGCACACGAAAAGCTAGAAGCTTgcactttctctccatctctgtttTTGTGATGTTGACAACGGCTTGGCTGTGTGGAGGTATTGTGGAGGCATTGTGCCACTAATTTACTTTGACATGAGTGGGTGATAGCGCGAGacggaaagaaaaatatcagcGCGTTCAAGACACGTGACAGTGTTTACTGAGATGTCAGTGTCACTTTGCACACATAAAAAACAACGAAATTTATCACGGGTAGATAAGACTGGTTCGACGAGGTTACAACATGAGAGGATGGcgctcacccacacacacacacacggttaTGAGATAACGCGCAGTTGAACAGAGCTCACAGGGTGCCTGGCCGTAGGGAGGGTCAAGGGTCAGGAAGGTTTTGCTTCCCTGGCGTCCACACCAACATACActcacgtcacacacacacacaaaaggaaagaaagagagagagagcgaagggAAGGAAATGATGAACAAGAGAggtacacaaaataaaaattaaaataaaaaaacacacacaaaataagagAGTAAAGGAAGAGGGATCAGAAAGGGAAAAGAATCAGTCAggaagagatttaaaaaaaagagtgcgcaataaagaataaaagagaaatgaaaaagtaaccccaaaaaaagaaatgcttgaAAAAAGAATGGCGAGAGAGCATGAAAGAAGAGAACTGTTGAATGAAGGTAGCACCAGAAGGGGGCGCTCGCGACAGAGAAGACTCTCAGAAGGCATCACCTTTGTCCGTCTGCTCGCCGCAGCTCACAGCCTGGCTGCCATCTTCATCCTCCTCACTGCTGCTGCCCTCCTCCCCCAGGTAACGGTAGAGGCTGTCGTCACCTTGGTCGCCTTTGCCGCTgcgctgctgttgttgctggtgtggGTGACCAAGGCGGCGTCGTTGACGTTCGTATCGTCCTTGTTGTCGCGCCGGTCGCCGGTGCGGGTCAGCGGCACGTATTTGCGGTCAGCTGACTGACCATGAACCTGGCTGACCTTGCCGCTCGCGCAGTTCACGCCTTCCGCCGCGACACCCGACACTCGTTCTGTAGACGGGTGGGCGTTGCCAAACCTACCGACACACCACGCACTCGAATCACATAAGTTGAATTTATTTCAATCCTACATCGGGATAAAGTAATGATATGCAATGTCAGATTTACTAAATACCACTGTaaagacattaataaaaataaaatactgcaaTTAGATAACTCTTCAACCAAAAGCGTACATCGCTGACCTCCCTTTGCCCGATGACGAAATCAGGGTATGGGGGTCATCGGCACTAGCCGAAGCTCAAAGCATAGTTTGGGTTAGgttgttatattttatgataTGAGTGACAAAAGtgaaggtttgtgtgtgtgcgcaaaaaaaagaaaacaaaagaaaagatactCAAGACATAAAAATAGCTATGTCTGctaaaatgttgttttcatgtttctttgaaCAGATTCAGATAAATTCACAGCAGTAGGAAGTGCTTTGAAGATACATCGCAAAGAACATCCAGAAGCTACACCAGAGACATTTACTTTGGAATCTTTTGATCGCCTGATAATGAAATTCTGCCCCAATCACAGAGCATTTTTCCCATCTTGGAATGTACTGCATGTAATTATGCTTTGTTGTCTTGCATCAcaatgaagacaagaaacacaatTGAATGAGGAGAGAACGGAGAAAATTGTATAATTTCTAAGAAGAGCAAATACAGCTCACCTACAGTTTGTGAGCATGCTTGTCTCTTGTAACTTGATTGTAATTTCAAGATTATTTTGTTGAACACTGGTCTATTTTCTGACACTGATATCCATTTGAAAAATATccatttcaattttatttgtggCTTTTACCTGACTTTATTTTATGCAAGAAAATGTTATGATCTACAACTTTTATGTTCCAGAGTATGTGTCACAGATATAGATACAGTTGCCGGTCCTCACCTTGCAGTGGAAGTGTCGGGCTGCAGCAGCTTGTGCGGGCTGCTCCGCCACAGAACGAAGGAAATGCGGATGTACATGGCTGACATGCAGATGAGTGGGAGGAGGTATGTGAGGACAAAGTTCAGTGTCACGTAGAGGGGGAGGTCGATGTTCATGGTCCAGAATTTGAAGCAGTAGCTTCTGCCAGAGGGCGTGGTCTCCGTGCCATACAAGAAGAGAAGAGGGAGGTTGTGAAGGCCCGCCGCTGTCCAGATGATGACCTGAGCATCGAAAAAAAATCCAACGAGCTTGAGAGCGACTGTCCAAGTAATGTCATTGCAGAGggatatgaaaaaaatgtgagcagtaaaaatagataaatagtttaatgtgaaatttaaagaaaaaataacactgTTGTAACTCTGCAGATGATGACAACAAAGAGTCGATGAATGTATTCAATATTATTTCCATCGGTATGTGCTCTGAAGGCAAGTATAAACTTCAAGAAGACAGTATTAGCAGAAGTTGATAAATAAAGGTATGATAATAAGGTCTGATTTATCTACTCATCgatgtattgtgtgtgtgtgttactcaCCAGGATGCTGTACATGCGGCAGCGCGTGAACAGACGACGAGCGAAGAACGGGTGGATGATGGCCACGTACCGCTCCAACGCCATGAGCACGTGCAAGAGGATCGACACCGTCAGGTTGAACTCCTCCATGAAGTTGTAGAATTTACACAGAAACAGGCCCATCTGTCCACCCACAGAACAACAGAGACTGAAAATGACCGGTAAATACTCGTTTCGGACCATTCCCTTTCACCAAgacaaaaggagagaaagaaagaacgaaggacaaaaagagagaacgaCAGAAATATGGATAGAGGGAAATGAAGAAATTGTCATGAAACGCAAAAAGAGATTGAAAGGCTAGGAGAAGTCAGCAATTAGTTACatcacaacaaataaataaaggggaaaaataaacattatactTTGAGCAACTGTCTGAAGCAAAATCCTGCAAATGAAAGTAGTAGTTACTGACAGATTTTCCACTggtattcttattattattattattattattattattattattgctcaGCCAAGGaatgaaaacagtaaaatatacaaatacagacTCAAAATAAACATAGCCCACATACATAgaccaaaacatcaacaaacaaattaagacATGTTTCTGTCAAGAGGACAGAGGAAGATGAAGGTCTTAAAGTGAACCTCTAGGGGCACAACTACCCTGAGGGCAGAGCACAATCCTGCCACCGATGAAGCTGAGTGAAGACGACAGG
Coding sequences within:
- the LOC112574200 gene encoding trissin receptor-like, whose product is MLTSSASYPPRSFPEYTSSDNEDEEDTIDAPSVKSVFIVVYTLLAVSCIVGNGLVLVVMTRCPSMRTRTNIFLCHLAAADLGVGIICIVPSLLVGILATWFAGPMGLFLCKFYNFMEEFNLTVSILLHVLMALERYVAIIHPFFARRLFTRCRMYSILVIIWTAAGLHNLPLLFLYGTETTPSGRSYCFKFWTMNIDLPLYVTLNFVLTYLLPLICMSAMYIRISFVLWRSSPHKLLQPDTSTARFGNAHPSTERVSGVAAEGVNCASGKVSQVHGQSADRKYVPLTRTGDRRDNKDDTNVNDAALVTHTSNNSSAAAKATKVTTASTVTWGRRAAAVRRMKMAARL